A region of Lichenibacterium dinghuense DNA encodes the following proteins:
- the zwf gene encoding glucose-6-phosphate dehydrogenase produces MVRKALRGVGPGYPQIVVLVGATGDLSRRKLLPGLFHLASSGFIPGCRVIGVSLDDLDVDGFRTLARSALDQFSTRKVDEAQWDAFAQALDYVSLSAGAGELRAAVKRAEEGFVGETRLIHYLSVPPEAALPAVRLLAEADLVGRSRIIMEKPFGTDLETAVKLNEELHATFAEDRIFRIDHFLGKEPAQNILAFRFANGLFEPIWNRNFIDHVQIDVPETLGLNQRARFYEQTGAYRDMVVTHLFQILGFMAMEPPTALEPAPISEEKNKVFRSMLPIDPHDVVRGQYVGYRTEAGVDPESETETFIALKCWIDNWRWAGVPFFLRTGKRLAEGSRIISIAFREPPKSMFPANSGVGAQGPDHLTFDLADASKVSLSFYGKRPGPGMRLDKLSLQFSMSDTGMQGDVLEAYERLILDAMRGDHTLFTTAEGIERLWEISEPLLENPPPVRLYQPGSWGPKSIHQLVAPHAWRLPFERAWRSTNPPR; encoded by the coding sequence ATGGTGAGGAAGGCTCTGCGCGGGGTCGGGCCCGGTTACCCGCAGATCGTGGTGCTGGTCGGCGCCACCGGCGACCTGTCCCGGCGCAAGCTGCTGCCCGGCCTGTTCCATCTGGCGAGCTCGGGCTTCATCCCCGGTTGCCGCGTCATCGGCGTGTCGCTCGACGACCTCGACGTCGACGGCTTCCGCACCCTCGCCCGCTCAGCGCTCGACCAGTTCTCCACTCGCAAGGTCGACGAGGCGCAGTGGGACGCCTTCGCCCAGGCGCTCGACTACGTGTCGCTGTCGGCCGGTGCCGGGGAGCTGCGCGCCGCCGTGAAGCGGGCCGAGGAGGGCTTCGTCGGGGAAACGCGCCTCATCCACTACCTCAGCGTGCCGCCCGAGGCGGCGCTGCCCGCCGTTCGCCTGCTGGCCGAGGCCGACCTCGTCGGGCGCTCGCGCATCATCATGGAGAAGCCCTTCGGCACCGACCTCGAGACCGCGGTGAAGCTGAACGAGGAGCTGCACGCGACCTTCGCCGAGGACCGCATCTTCCGCATCGACCACTTCCTCGGCAAGGAGCCGGCGCAGAACATCCTGGCCTTCCGCTTCGCCAACGGGCTGTTCGAGCCGATCTGGAACCGCAACTTCATCGACCACGTCCAGATCGACGTGCCGGAAACGCTGGGGCTGAACCAGCGCGCGCGCTTCTACGAGCAGACCGGCGCCTACCGCGACATGGTGGTGACCCACCTGTTCCAGATCCTCGGCTTCATGGCGATGGAGCCGCCGACCGCGCTGGAGCCCGCGCCGATCAGCGAGGAGAAGAACAAGGTGTTCCGCTCCATGCTGCCGATCGACCCGCACGACGTGGTGCGCGGCCAATATGTCGGCTACCGCACCGAGGCCGGCGTGGACCCCGAGTCCGAGACCGAGACCTTCATCGCGCTCAAGTGCTGGATCGACAACTGGCGCTGGGCCGGCGTGCCCTTCTTCCTGCGCACCGGCAAGCGGCTGGCCGAGGGCAGCCGCATCATCTCCATCGCGTTCCGCGAGCCGCCGAAGAGCATGTTTCCCGCCAATTCCGGCGTCGGCGCGCAGGGGCCGGACCACCTCACCTTCGACCTCGCCGACGCGTCCAAGGTGTCGCTGTCCTTCTACGGCAAGCGGCCCGGCCCCGGCATGCGGCTCGACAAGCTGAGCCTGCAGTTCTCCATGAGCGACACCGGCATGCAGGGCGACGTGCTGGAGGCCTACGAGCGGCTGATCCTCGACGCCATGCGGGGCGACCACACGCTGTTCACCACGGCCGAGGGCATCGAGCGGCTGTGGGAGATCTCCGAGCCGCTTCTTGAGAACCCGCCGCCGGTGCGGCTCTACCAGCCGGGCTCCTGGGGGCCGAAGTCCATCCACCAGCTCGTGGCGCCCCACGCCTGGCGCCTCCCTTTCGAGCGGGCGTGGCGGAGCACGAATCCGCCGCGGTGA
- a CDS encoding DUF1236 domain-containing protein, whose translation MRNKIIAAVFAAALAAPLAAQAQIVNGTVNGAARGTAAGENAAGPVGGVVGGALGAATGAVTGAVGTATGIVGDIFGANERPRFREYVVREHRPSFRYAEPLHAGVVLPREGVTYYEVPSEYVTHPGYRYTVVNERPVIVDPATRKVVEVLD comes from the coding sequence ATGCGCAACAAGATCATCGCCGCCGTCTTCGCCGCCGCGCTGGCGGCTCCGCTCGCCGCTCAGGCGCAGATCGTGAACGGGACGGTGAACGGCGCGGCGCGCGGCACCGCGGCGGGCGAGAACGCGGCCGGCCCGGTCGGCGGCGTGGTGGGTGGCGCGCTCGGCGCCGCGACCGGCGCCGTGACGGGCGCGGTCGGCACCGCCACGGGCATCGTGGGCGACATCTTCGGCGCCAACGAGCGCCCCCGCTTCCGCGAATACGTGGTGCGCGAGCACCGTCCGTCGTTCCGCTACGCCGAGCCGCTGCACGCCGGCGTGGTGCTGCCGCGCGAGGGCGTGACCTACTACGAGGTGCCGTCCGAATACGTCACCCACCCCGGCTACCGCTACACCGTGGTCAACGAGCGCCCCGTGATCGTCGACCCCGCCACGCGCAAGGTCGTCGAGGTCCTCGACTGA
- a CDS encoding SDR family oxidoreductase — translation MAAGKGIALVTGAGSGIGEAVAVALAGAGFTTVLTGRRREQLDRVADIIGGRAHVVPSDLTDPASVGALFAAVKAEHGRLDLLFNNAGVNAPQINLEDLAVEQWRSVIDTNVTGVFLCIQEAFRIMKDQSPRGGRIINNGSISATVPRPNSSPYTASKHAVAGLTRAASLDGRKYDIAVGQIDIGNTLTPMASRMPGGVLQADLSIKAEPTFDVKHVAEAVVYMAGLPLDANVQSMTILATAMPYVGRG, via the coding sequence ATGGCGGCAGGCAAGGGGATCGCGCTCGTGACGGGCGCGGGGTCGGGCATCGGCGAGGCCGTGGCGGTGGCCCTGGCGGGCGCGGGCTTCACCACGGTGCTGACCGGGCGCCGGCGCGAGCAGCTCGACCGCGTGGCGGACATCATCGGCGGCCGGGCTCACGTCGTCCCCTCGGACCTCACCGATCCGGCCTCGGTGGGGGCGCTCTTCGCGGCCGTCAAGGCGGAGCACGGGCGGCTCGACCTCCTGTTCAACAACGCCGGGGTGAACGCGCCGCAGATCAACCTCGAGGACCTCGCGGTCGAGCAGTGGCGGAGCGTCATCGACACCAACGTGACGGGCGTGTTCCTGTGCATCCAGGAAGCGTTCCGCATCATGAAGGATCAGAGCCCGCGCGGCGGCCGCATCATCAACAACGGCTCGATCTCGGCCACCGTGCCGCGGCCGAACTCCTCGCCCTACACGGCCTCCAAGCACGCCGTGGCGGGCCTGACCCGCGCGGCCTCGCTCGACGGGCGGAAATACGACATCGCGGTCGGCCAGATCGACATCGGCAACACCTTGACCCCGATGGCGTCGCGCATGCCGGGCGGCGTGCTGCAGGCCGACCTGTCGATCAAGGCGGAGCCGACCTTCGACGTGAAGCACGTCGCCGAGGCGGTGGTCTACATGGCGGGGCTGCCGCTCGACGCCAACGTCCAGTCCATGACCATCCTGGCCACAGCCATGCCCTACGTCGGGCGCGGCTGA
- a CDS encoding DMT family transporter, whose translation MSLAAPRSPAVLKGLALGFGGYSLFSAQDAAVKWLVVRYPVAEILCVRSLAILGFIAAAGRGPRALRGLARSRNKAALLLRGSLVLLAWWLFYSASAHLALADITTLYFAAPVLAVILSALLLKERVSPARWAAVATGFFGVSVAAGPMAGLTPWPAVAALAAAACWGTSTVLVRWIGRTDATIVQMLSANGIFVLGGIVPLLWLWRTPDAFDLAAMLALGAAGGLGQFLLLEGFRHAPASALAPVEYTGLVWAGVYGYAIWADVPGPGTFAGAALIVAGSLALVWSESRARRAA comes from the coding sequence ATGAGCCTCGCCGCGCCTCGCTCCCCCGCCGTGCTGAAGGGCCTCGCGCTCGGCTTCGGCGGCTACTCGCTCTTCTCCGCGCAGGACGCGGCCGTCAAATGGCTCGTGGTGCGCTACCCCGTGGCCGAGATCCTGTGCGTGAGGTCGCTGGCCATCCTGGGCTTCATCGCGGCGGCGGGCCGGGGCCCGCGCGCGCTCCGCGGCCTCGCCCGGAGCCGCAACAAGGCCGCGCTGCTGCTGCGGGGCAGCCTGGTCCTCCTGGCCTGGTGGCTGTTCTACTCGGCGTCCGCCCACCTCGCCCTGGCCGACATCACGACGCTGTATTTCGCCGCCCCCGTGCTGGCCGTGATCCTGTCGGCGCTGCTGCTGAAGGAGCGCGTCAGCCCGGCGCGCTGGGCCGCGGTCGCCACCGGCTTCTTCGGCGTCAGCGTCGCGGCGGGGCCGATGGCCGGCCTGACGCCCTGGCCCGCCGTGGCCGCGCTGGCGGCGGCGGCCTGCTGGGGCACCTCGACCGTGCTGGTGCGCTGGATCGGCCGCACCGACGCGACGATCGTGCAGATGCTGTCCGCCAACGGCATCTTCGTGCTGGGCGGGATCGTCCCGCTCCTCTGGCTGTGGCGGACGCCCGACGCCTTCGACCTCGCCGCCATGCTGGCCCTCGGCGCGGCGGGCGGGCTCGGCCAGTTCCTGCTGCTCGAAGGCTTCCGACACGCCCCGGCCTCGGCCCTGGCGCCGGTCGAATATACCGGGCTTGTGTGGGCCGGGGTCTACGGCTACGCGATCTGGGCCGACGTCCCCGGGCCCGGGACCTTCGCGGGCGCTGCCCTCATCGTGGCCGGCAGCCTGGCGCTGGTCTGGTCCGAAAGCCGGGCGCGGCGGGCCGCGTGA
- a CDS encoding PAS domain-containing protein, translating to MSDAEIDGLRRRVAELEAENARLQRFAVAGRARDAARVVEEIAGLDDGTDPFAAAVRATRMPMAISDPRLPDNPIVFVNDAFCRLAGYPREEILGRNCRFLQGPDTDRATVALIRAAVAKRESIHLDILNYRKSGQPFWNRLLMAPVRDAAGEVAYFFASQVDVTIEREKLENLESHNAALMAEVSDRLHTEEENTARLHFAAEAGRLGIWEQDLRTGELTASGITKENFGRDRAQPFTIRDLEGSIHPDDRAKRRAALDRSIGGGEDFDVEYRVLAPGGAIRWVNMRARVTRDETGRALRMAGVSLDVTARRRDDLFKAAMVQLGDAIRDLDDAGALARAALEILGRTLGAARAGYGIVDLVGETIDIAEEWTAPGVAGIAGTHRFRDYGSFIDDLRRGEMVVIDDAEADPRTADKAAMFGRIGIRALLNLPVTQASGLVALFLLHDPLPRAWTEDELSIVRAIAERTRVAIERRRAEAALLELTQSLEQQVLERTADRNRLWQLSTDLIVVAGLDTTITSANPAWAAVLGWHQVDLVGHRMTAFIHPDDLHHTAEGVEALNDGRVLRRFENRYRHRDGSYRWISWTAVPDGATIVAIGRDVTAEREQAEALNQAEERLRQSQKMEAVGQLTGGLAHDFNNLLAGISGSLEMLGTRVRQGRTGDVERYVVAAQGAAKRAAALTHRLLAFSRRQTLDPRPTDVNRLVGDMADLIRRTVGPGITLEVVGTVGLWTALVDPNQLENALLNLAINARDAMPDGGRLTVETGNRWMDERGARERDLAPGQYLSICVSDTGTGMPADVIARAFDPFFTTKPLGQGTGLGLSMIYGFARQSGGQARIYSEMGLGTMVCIYLPRHYGDGEHHDDGSRRDGDTPRAVAGETVLVVDDEPTVRMLVADVLSDLGYAAIEAEDGPSGLRALQNADRVDLLVTDVGLPGGMNGRQVADAARALRPDLKVLFITGYAENAVVGGGHLEPGMEVLTKPFAIDDLAGRIRRLIG from the coding sequence ATGTCTGACGCCGAGATCGACGGCCTGCGGCGGCGCGTGGCGGAGCTGGAAGCCGAGAACGCCCGCCTGCAGCGCTTCGCCGTGGCCGGCCGGGCGCGCGACGCGGCCCGCGTGGTCGAGGAGATCGCGGGGCTCGACGACGGCACCGACCCCTTCGCGGCGGCCGTGCGGGCCACCCGCATGCCCATGGCGATCTCCGACCCGCGGCTGCCCGACAACCCCATCGTCTTCGTCAACGACGCCTTCTGCCGCCTCGCCGGCTACCCGCGCGAGGAGATCCTCGGCCGCAACTGCCGCTTCCTGCAGGGCCCGGACACGGACCGCGCCACGGTGGCGCTGATCCGCGCCGCGGTGGCGAAGCGCGAGTCCATCCACCTCGACATCCTCAACTACCGCAAGTCCGGCCAGCCGTTCTGGAACCGGCTGCTCATGGCGCCGGTGCGCGACGCGGCGGGCGAGGTGGCCTACTTTTTCGCGAGCCAGGTGGACGTCACCATCGAGCGCGAGAAGCTCGAGAACCTCGAGAGCCACAACGCCGCCCTGATGGCCGAGGTGTCGGACCGCCTCCACACCGAGGAGGAGAACACCGCCCGCCTCCACTTCGCCGCCGAGGCGGGGCGGCTCGGCATCTGGGAGCAGGACCTCCGCACGGGCGAGCTGACGGCGTCCGGCATCACCAAGGAGAACTTCGGGCGCGACCGCGCCCAGCCCTTCACGATCCGCGACCTCGAAGGGAGCATCCACCCGGACGACCGGGCGAAGCGGCGCGCGGCGCTCGACCGCAGCATCGGGGGCGGCGAGGACTTCGACGTGGAATACCGCGTCCTCGCGCCCGGCGGCGCGATCCGCTGGGTGAACATGCGCGCCCGCGTCACCCGCGACGAGACCGGACGGGCCCTGCGCATGGCGGGCGTGTCGCTCGACGTCACGGCCCGCCGGCGGGACGACCTGTTCAAGGCCGCGATGGTGCAGCTCGGCGACGCCATCCGCGACCTCGACGACGCGGGCGCGCTCGCCCGCGCGGCGCTGGAGATCCTCGGCCGCACGCTCGGCGCCGCGCGGGCCGGCTACGGCATCGTCGACCTCGTGGGGGAAACCATCGACATCGCCGAGGAGTGGACCGCGCCGGGCGTCGCCGGCATCGCCGGGACGCACCGCTTTCGCGACTACGGCTCCTTCATCGACGACCTCCGGCGGGGCGAGATGGTCGTCATCGACGACGCCGAGGCGGATCCGCGCACCGCCGACAAGGCGGCGATGTTCGGGCGCATCGGCATCCGCGCCCTGCTGAACCTGCCCGTCACCCAGGCGTCGGGCCTCGTGGCGCTGTTCCTGCTCCACGACCCGTTGCCGCGCGCCTGGACCGAGGACGAGCTGTCCATCGTGCGCGCCATCGCGGAGCGGACCCGCGTCGCCATCGAGCGGCGGCGCGCCGAGGCCGCCCTGCTGGAGCTGACCCAGTCGCTGGAACAGCAGGTGCTGGAGCGGACCGCGGACCGCAACAGGCTGTGGCAGCTCTCCACCGACCTCATCGTTGTGGCGGGGCTCGACACGACCATCACCTCGGCCAACCCGGCCTGGGCGGCCGTGCTGGGCTGGCATCAGGTGGACCTCGTCGGCCACCGGATGACGGCCTTCATCCACCCGGACGACCTCCACCACACCGCCGAGGGCGTCGAGGCCCTGAACGACGGGCGCGTCCTGCGCCGCTTCGAGAACCGCTACCGCCACCGCGACGGCAGCTATCGCTGGATCAGCTGGACGGCGGTGCCGGACGGCGCGACGATCGTGGCGATCGGCCGCGACGTCACGGCGGAGCGGGAGCAGGCCGAAGCCCTCAACCAGGCCGAGGAGCGCCTGCGCCAGTCGCAGAAGATGGAGGCGGTGGGCCAGCTCACCGGCGGCCTCGCCCACGACTTCAACAACCTGCTCGCCGGCATCTCGGGCAGCCTGGAGATGCTGGGCACGCGCGTGCGCCAGGGCCGCACCGGCGACGTCGAGCGCTACGTCGTGGCGGCCCAGGGCGCGGCCAAGCGCGCCGCCGCCCTCACCCACCGGCTGCTCGCCTTCTCGCGCCGGCAGACGCTGGACCCCCGGCCCACGGACGTGAACCGTCTCGTCGGCGACATGGCGGACCTGATCCGCCGCACCGTGGGTCCGGGCATCACGCTGGAGGTGGTCGGCACGGTCGGGCTGTGGACCGCGCTGGTCGACCCCAACCAGCTCGAGAACGCGCTGCTCAACCTCGCCATCAACGCCCGCGACGCCATGCCGGACGGCGGCCGCCTGACCGTGGAGACCGGCAACCGCTGGATGGACGAGCGCGGCGCGCGCGAGCGGGACCTCGCGCCGGGCCAGTACCTGTCGATCTGCGTGTCCGACACCGGCACCGGCATGCCGGCCGACGTGATCGCCCGCGCCTTCGACCCGTTCTTCACCACGAAGCCGCTCGGCCAGGGCACGGGCCTCGGCCTGTCGATGATCTACGGCTTCGCCCGCCAGTCGGGCGGGCAGGCGCGCATCTATTCCGAGATGGGCCTCGGCACCATGGTGTGCATCTACCTGCCCCGCCACTACGGCGACGGCGAGCACCACGACGACGGGAGCCGCCGCGACGGCGACACGCCCCGCGCCGTCGCGGGCGAAACCGTGCTGGTGGTGGACGACGAGCCGACGGTGCGGATGCTGGTCGCCGACGTGCTGTCGGACCTCGGCTACGCCGCCATCGAGGCCGAGGACGGCCCCTCGGGGCTGCGCGCGCTGCAGAACGCCGACCGCGTCGACCTGCTGGTCACCGACGTCGGCCTGCCCGGCGGCATGAACGGCCGGCAGGTGGCGGACGCGGCGCGGGCGCTGCGGCCGGACCTCAAGGTGCTGTTCATCACCGGCTACGCCGAGAACGCCGTGGTGGGCGGCGGACACCTCGAGCCCGGCATGGAGGTGCTGACCAAGCCTTTCGCCATCGACGACCTCGCCGGCCGCATCCGCCGCCTCATCGGCTGA
- a CDS encoding transporter substrate-binding domain-containing protein — translation MGRIAILAVVVALAAPARAGDVVAPAPGGTVRVGVPAGPDPVAGFDRSLFAEVSREAGLGAVFEVMPPEAAPAALDAGRIDVAAGPFPFDRAAGRLALGPVATDGDALLKRRGDGSLGLPAQAAGKVLGLLGPAPSLPRLRAEVAMLRARAAAPPRAFADPLRDLAAGRVAALVGELPDVAAAALARPDGFEVVGPAFGRTRPTVSLIRADRPDLAARLDAALARMRADGRLAAVQRRWFGLADPPAAQPVATAKP, via the coding sequence ATGGGGCGGATCGCGATCCTGGCCGTCGTCGTCGCCCTCGCCGCCCCGGCGCGGGCGGGCGACGTCGTCGCGCCCGCCCCCGGCGGCACGGTCCGGGTCGGCGTGCCGGCCGGCCCCGACCCGGTCGCGGGCTTCGACCGCAGCCTGTTCGCCGAGGTGTCGCGCGAGGCGGGGCTCGGCGCGGTCTTCGAGGTGATGCCGCCCGAGGCGGCGCCGGCCGCGCTCGACGCGGGGCGGATCGACGTCGCGGCCGGACCCTTCCCGTTCGACCGGGCCGCGGGGCGCCTCGCGCTCGGGCCCGTCGCGACCGACGGCGACGCGCTGCTGAAGCGGCGGGGCGACGGCAGCCTCGGCCTCCCCGCACAGGCGGCCGGCAAGGTCCTCGGCCTCCTCGGGCCGGCGCCGTCCCTGCCGCGGCTCCGGGCCGAGGTCGCGATGCTCCGGGCGCGGGCCGCCGCGCCGCCGCGGGCCTTCGCCGATCCCTTGCGCGACCTCGCGGCCGGGCGGGTCGCGGCCCTCGTCGGCGAGCTGCCCGACGTCGCCGCGGCCGCGCTGGCGCGGCCCGACGGCTTCGAGGTGGTGGGGCCTGCCTTCGGCCGCACGCGCCCGACCGTGTCCCTGATCCGGGCAGACCGGCCCGACCTCGCCGCGCGGCTCGACGCGGCGCTCGCCCGCATGCGGGCGGACGGGCGCCTCGCCGCCGTGCAGCGCCGCTGGTTCGGCCTCGCCGACCCGCCCGCGGCTCAGCCCGTCGCGACCGCGAAGCCGTAG
- a CDS encoding alpha-L-rhamnosidase: MPAPRRFFPDEADRPYANPHRARAVAHLRRNFRVDRPVVRARLYATALGVYEARLNGEAAGDALLSPGWTDYAKRLDYQVYDVTGLVREGTNVLGALLGEGWYSGYLGFYPHRPRHIYGTEPQFRARLALDFADGTAASIATDASWRAGRGARVYSDLLKGELFDARLAVPGWDAPGFDDAGWAPAGLGAGTEAACRASRAPPVRVTRRLRPVAVTRAPDGTHVVDLGQNMVGRVRIALPALPPGRVVTLQHAEMLDPDGSLYRANLRSAAAEDRYVSDGAAASHAPLFTLHGFRYVGISGLDAPPAPGAVVGEVVGSDLDETSEWETSNPTLDRLRDNVLWSQRGNFVSIPTDCPQRDERLGWMADVGVFLPTAAYLMDVQGFMAKWADDVLDARSAEGAFPDVAPRGPHGPDGGPAWGDAGVIVPMTLYRRYGDRRLLERCYPAMRDWTDLVSRQNPDRIRTKRCGWNFGDWLSAGETAPKPLVATAYHALIASLTAEAAEVLGEAGDAARFRALFAEVRAAFGATFMTPAGRLEGGTQTGYLLALSVGLVPDDRVAAAVRHLVSNIERRGTRLSTGFLGVRLILPVLTRHGHAELAYRLLLNEGCPSWFYPVRQGATTVWERWDGWTAEKGFQSARMNSFNHYALGSVGEWLMADMAGIADDGSAFARLRLAPVPGPGVERCRAAYRSPRGWVRSSWRQGPAATAYEVELPANTAGMLVLPFPEGARLTRDGAPAEPDRLLVHGGRRSAGFDLGSGRYGFAVATG, from the coding sequence GTGCCGGCGCCGCGGCGCTTCTTCCCCGACGAGGCCGACAGGCCCTACGCCAACCCCCACCGCGCGCGGGCCGTCGCGCACCTGCGCCGCAACTTCCGCGTCGACAGGCCCGTCGTCCGCGCCCGGCTCTACGCGACCGCGCTCGGCGTCTACGAGGCGCGGCTGAACGGCGAGGCCGCCGGCGACGCGCTGCTGTCGCCGGGCTGGACCGACTACGCCAAGCGCCTCGACTACCAGGTCTACGACGTCACCGGGCTGGTCCGCGAGGGCACCAACGTGCTCGGCGCGCTGCTCGGCGAGGGCTGGTACAGCGGCTACCTCGGCTTCTACCCGCACCGGCCGCGCCACATCTACGGCACCGAGCCGCAGTTCCGCGCCCGGCTGGCGCTCGACTTCGCCGACGGCACGGCCGCGTCGATCGCGACCGACGCGAGCTGGCGCGCCGGCCGCGGCGCGCGGGTCTATTCGGACCTCCTCAAGGGCGAGCTCTTCGACGCGCGCCTCGCGGTGCCGGGCTGGGACGCGCCGGGCTTCGACGACGCCGGATGGGCGCCGGCCGGCCTCGGCGCGGGCACGGAGGCCGCCTGCCGCGCGAGCCGCGCCCCGCCGGTGCGGGTGACGCGGCGGCTGCGGCCGGTGGCGGTCACCCGCGCGCCGGACGGCACGCATGTGGTCGACCTCGGCCAGAACATGGTCGGGCGCGTGCGGATCGCCCTGCCGGCCCTGCCGCCGGGGCGGGTCGTGACGCTGCAGCACGCCGAGATGCTCGACCCGGACGGCTCGCTCTACCGCGCCAACCTGCGCAGCGCCGCGGCCGAGGACCGCTACGTGTCGGACGGCGCCGCCGCGAGCCACGCGCCGCTCTTCACGCTGCATGGCTTCCGCTACGTCGGCATCTCCGGCCTCGACGCGCCGCCCGCGCCCGGAGCGGTGGTGGGCGAGGTGGTGGGCAGCGACCTCGACGAGACGTCGGAATGGGAAACGTCGAACCCGACGCTCGACCGCCTGCGCGACAACGTGCTGTGGAGCCAGCGCGGCAATTTCGTCTCGATCCCGACCGACTGCCCGCAGCGCGACGAGCGGCTCGGCTGGATGGCCGACGTCGGCGTGTTCCTGCCCACCGCCGCCTACCTCATGGACGTGCAGGGCTTCATGGCGAAGTGGGCCGACGACGTGCTCGACGCGCGCTCGGCCGAGGGCGCCTTCCCGGACGTCGCGCCGCGCGGGCCGCACGGGCCGGACGGCGGCCCGGCCTGGGGCGACGCCGGCGTGATCGTGCCGATGACGCTCTACCGCCGCTACGGCGACCGGCGCCTGCTCGAACGATGCTACCCCGCCATGCGGGACTGGACCGACCTCGTGTCGCGCCAGAACCCGGACCGCATCCGCACGAAGAGATGCGGCTGGAACTTCGGCGACTGGCTGTCGGCCGGCGAGACCGCGCCGAAGCCGCTCGTCGCCACCGCCTACCACGCGCTGATCGCCTCCCTGACCGCCGAAGCCGCGGAGGTGCTCGGCGAGGCCGGGGACGCGGCGCGCTTCCGCGCGCTCTTCGCCGAGGTCAGGGCCGCCTTCGGGGCCACCTTCATGACGCCGGCGGGCCGGCTCGAGGGCGGCACCCAGACGGGCTACCTGCTGGCGCTGTCGGTCGGGCTGGTGCCGGACGACAGGGTCGCGGCCGCGGTGCGCCACCTCGTGTCCAACATCGAGCGGCGCGGCACGCGGCTGTCGACGGGCTTCCTCGGCGTGCGGCTGATCCTGCCGGTGCTGACGCGCCACGGCCACGCGGAGCTGGCCTACCGCCTGCTGCTGAACGAGGGTTGCCCGTCCTGGTTCTACCCCGTCCGCCAGGGCGCCACGACCGTGTGGGAGCGCTGGGACGGCTGGACGGCCGAGAAGGGGTTCCAGTCCGCGCGCATGAACAGCTTCAACCATTACGCGCTGGGCTCGGTCGGCGAATGGCTGATGGCCGACATGGCCGGCATCGCCGACGACGGCTCTGCCTTCGCGCGGCTGCGGCTCGCCCCGGTGCCGGGGCCCGGCGTGGAGCGCTGCCGCGCCGCCTACCGCTCGCCGCGCGGCTGGGTGCGCTCGTCCTGGCGCCAGGGGCCGGCCGCCACGGCCTACGAGGTCGAGCTGCCGGCCAACACCGCCGGCATGCTGGTGCTGCCCTTTCCGGAGGGCGCACGGCTCACGCGCGACGGCGCGCCCGCCGAGCCGGACCGCCTGCTCGTCCACGGCGGGCGGCGCTCGGCCGGCTTCGACCTCGGCTCGGGCCGCTACGGCTTCGCGGTCGCGACGGGCTGA